CGTCCGGCAGCTCCTTCTCGTTGTTCGACGTGATGATGACGAGCGGACGCTGCTTCGCCTTGATAAGCTGGCGCGTCTCGTAGACGTAGAACTCCATGCGGTCGAGTTCGCGCAACAGGTCGTTCGGGAACTCGATGTCGGCCTTGTCGATTTCGTCGATCAGCAGCACGCTTTGCTCTTCCGACTCGAACGCCTGCCACAACACGCCTTTCACGATGTAGTTGGCGATGTCCTTCACGCGTTCGTCACCGAGTTGCGAGTCGCGCAGGCGCGAGACCGCGTCGTACTCGTAGAGCCCTTGCTGCGCCTTTGTCGTGGACTTGATGTGCCACTGCATGAGCGGCATACCCAGCGCCGCGGCCACCTCTTCGGCCAGCATGGTCTTGCCCGTGCCGGGCTCGCCCTTGATGAGCAGGGGGCGCTTGAGCGTAATCGCGGCGTTGACCGCGAGTTTGAGGTCGTCGGTGGCGACGTACTGCGATGAGCCTTCGAAACGCGTGGCGCGCATGGAGAATCCGCTCGCTGGGAAAAAAATCCCAGTATAAGTCAGATGGGGTGTTGCGTCGGCGCGCCACCGCGTATCATTGGGTCCGCTCTTTGGGGCACGGTCACGCAGGCTCCCAGGCGTGCGCGGCGAGTCCGTTGTGCGTGCCAGGGTTCCTCCGGGTTGCTTGCCGGCGAGCCGGCGCGACACGGCGCTGGGTGGCCGCTGCGAGCCCATCGCGGGCACGCAGCGTGACCCCGCCAGGCGCTCCGAGCCCCGCCAGGCGTGGCGCGGCCGGTGGACGGCCGGCGCGGCGTCGCGGTATACTCGGACCGATTTTTTTCGGCCTGCACGGCGACCCCAAAAGTAAAACAGCAGTAATGCGGCGCAGGCCGTGGCCTGCGGTTCGGGCGTTCGAATCCCCTCAAGCCAGGTTGGATGCTATGAAAAAAATTGTCGGCAAGCACGTCATCACGGGCGCAATCACCATGCTGGCGTGCTTCGCGGTCACGGCTCACGCGGACGTCGTGGGCAACGCGAAGGCGGGTCAGGACAAGGTGGCGATGTGTATCGGCTGTCATGGTATTCCCGACTACCGCACCGCGTACCCCGAGGTTTACCACGTGCCCATTCTGGGCGGCCAGAACGCGCAGTACATCATGAACGCGTTGCTCGCCTACAAGAAGGGCGACCGCCACTTCGAGACGATGCACGCGATCGCGTCCTCGCTCACCGAACAGGACATCGCCGACATCGCGGCCTACTATGCGTCGCAAACGGCCGCGTCGAAAGACA
The Paraburkholderia acidiphila genome window above contains:
- a CDS encoding AAA family ATPase is translated as MRATRFEGSSQYVATDDLKLAVNAAITLKRPLLIKGEPGTGKTMLAEEVAAALGMPLMQWHIKSTTKAQQGLYEYDAVSRLRDSQLGDERVKDIANYIVKGVLWQAFESEEQSVLLIDEIDKADIEFPNDLLRELDRMEFYVYETRQLIKAKQRPLVIITSNNEKELPDAFLRRCFFHYISFPDPATMQRIVEVHYPGIRKELLNAAMESFFELRNVAGLKKKPSTSELLDWLKLLLAEEIPPSALRAADGSKSMPPLAGALLKNEQDMTLFERLIYMNRHNR
- a CDS encoding c-type cytochrome, which codes for MKKIVGKHVITGAITMLACFAVTAHADVVGNAKAGQDKVAMCIGCHGIPDYRTAYPEVYHVPILGGQNAQYIMNALLAYKKGDRHFETMHAIASSLTEQDIADIAAYYASQTAASKDNPNK